A single region of the Anomaloglossus baeobatrachus isolate aAnoBae1 chromosome 2, aAnoBae1.hap1, whole genome shotgun sequence genome encodes:
- the B3GALT5 gene encoding beta-1,3-galactosyltransferase 5 has product MNRKKVIFASLLIFPALFMFGLFIKLQDFNIWYFCLGCSDNYVQYRFDFSNRVFMKLPEATCKKSPPFLVLLVTTTYGQKAARQAIRKTWGKEIVIQGKRVVTYFLLGTRENESVKEKLTLAQESILYKDIIQRKFVDSYYNLTIKTLMGMEWITYRCPQTTYVMKTDTDMFINTFYLVELLLRRNQTSNFFTGILKPNDSPIRSIFSKWYISKREYEGEKYPPFCSGTGYVFSRDVAQKVYNISMTTPFFKLEDVYVGMCLDQLKIQLQELHNKPTFFASKPPFSVCTYRNIVTRP; this is encoded by the coding sequence ATGAATCGTAAAAAAGTAATCTTCGCCTCTTTGCTGATTTTTCCCGCTTTGTTCATGTTCGGGTTGTTCATCAAGCTGCAGGATTTCAATATATGGTATTTTTGCCTCGGCTGCAGTGACAACTATGTGCAATATCGTTTTGACTTCAGTAATAGAGTCTTCATGAAACTTCCTGAGGCAACTTGCAAAAAATCTCCTCCGTTCCTGGTTCTTCTCGTCACCACCACCTATGGACAGAAAGCGGCTCGACAGGCCATTCGGAAAACATGGGGGAAGGAAATAGTGATCCAAGGGAAGAGGGTGGTGACTTACTTTCTATTGGGCACAAGGGAAAATGAGAGTGTGAAAGAGAAGCTCACCTTGGCCCAAGAAAGTATCTTGTATAAAGACATCATCCAACGCAAATTCGTCGACTCTTACTACAATCTGACCATCAAGACATTAATGGGCATGGAATGGATCACCTACCGTTGCCCGCAAACCACGTACGTCATGAAGACGGACACCGATATGTTTATCAATACATTTTATCTAGTCGAACTCCTTCTGAGGAGAAATCAGACTTCCAACTTCTTCACCGGCATCCTAAAGCCGAATGATAGTCCTATCCGCAGCATATTCAGCAAGTGGTACATAAGTAAACGTGAGTATGAGGGGGAGAAGTATCCACCGTTCTGCTCTGGGACGGGTTACGTGTTCTCCAGAGATGTGGCACAGAAGGTGTACAATATATCGATGACTACCCCCTTCTTCAAGCTGGAGGACGTGTATGTTGGCATGTGCCTGGACCAACTAAAGATCCAGTTGCAAGAACTTCACAATAAGCCGACATTCTTCGCATCGAAGCCGCCATTTTCGGTGTGTACATACCGAAACATTGTTACCCGCCCATGA